In a genomic window of Mycolicibacterium neoaurum VKM Ac-1815D:
- a CDS encoding DUF3090 domain-containing protein: MARAIHVFRSPDRFVAGTVGQPGNRTFYLQAVHDKRIVSVMLEKQQVAVLAERITALLVEINRRFGTPIPPDTGEIDDLQPLEMPVDAEFRVGTMGLGWDAEAQTVVVELLAVSDTEFDASVVLDDAEEGPDAVRVFLTPESAREFATRSNRVISAGRPPCPLCDEPLDPEGHICVRTNGYRRGAFGGTDDEPPF, from the coding sequence ATGGCCCGCGCAATTCATGTCTTCCGCTCACCCGACCGTTTCGTGGCCGGGACCGTCGGGCAGCCCGGGAACCGCACGTTCTACCTGCAGGCCGTCCACGACAAACGCATCGTGTCGGTGATGCTGGAGAAACAGCAGGTGGCCGTTCTCGCCGAGCGCATCACCGCCCTGTTGGTGGAGATCAATCGCCGGTTCGGCACCCCCATCCCGCCCGACACCGGCGAGATCGACGACCTGCAACCGCTCGAGATGCCGGTGGATGCCGAGTTCCGGGTGGGCACGATGGGGCTGGGCTGGGACGCCGAGGCACAGACCGTCGTGGTCGAACTGCTCGCGGTCTCCGACACCGAGTTCGACGCCTCGGTGGTGCTCGACGATGCCGAGGAGGGCCCCGACGCGGTCCGGGTCTTCCTGACCCCGGAATCGGCACGGGAGTTCGCGACGCGGTCCAACCGGGTCATCTCGGCCGGGCGGCCTCCATGCCCGCTGTGTGACGAACCGCTCGATCCCGAAGGCCACATCTGCGTGCGCACCAACGGATATCGGCGCGGTGCCTTCGGCGGGACAGATGATGAACCGCCCTTCTGA
- a CDS encoding SDR family oxidoreductase — MSSLHGKVVFITGGARGVGAEVARRLRRKGAKLVLTDLDAAPLDDLATELGGDAHVLTVLADVRDLAAMQSAADAAVAHFGGIDIVLANAGIASFGSVLAVDPEAFRRVIDINIMGVFNTVRATLPSIIERRGYVLVVSSLAAFTSAPGLAAYHTSKAGAEYFANTLRLEVAHHGVDVGSAHMSWIDTPLVQDAKADLSAFREMLSKLMPPLNRTTTVEACGAAFVKGIEGRKKRIYCPRWVGAFRWIRPLVSTPLAERDIRTFTPELLPRLDAEAAALGRSVSARIEALEKP; from the coding sequence ATGAGCTCACTGCACGGCAAGGTCGTCTTCATCACCGGGGGAGCGCGCGGGGTGGGCGCCGAAGTGGCCCGCAGGTTGCGCCGCAAGGGCGCCAAATTGGTGCTCACCGATCTCGATGCGGCGCCGCTGGACGACCTGGCCACCGAACTTGGTGGTGACGCCCACGTATTGACGGTGCTGGCGGACGTCCGCGATCTGGCGGCCATGCAGAGCGCCGCCGATGCCGCCGTGGCGCATTTCGGCGGTATCGACATCGTGCTCGCCAACGCGGGTATCGCCAGCTTCGGCTCGGTGCTGGCCGTCGATCCCGAGGCATTCAGACGCGTCATCGACATCAACATCATGGGCGTGTTCAACACGGTGCGGGCGACGCTGCCCTCGATCATCGAGCGGCGGGGCTACGTCCTCGTGGTGTCCTCACTGGCCGCGTTCACCTCGGCGCCCGGCCTCGCGGCCTATCACACCTCCAAGGCCGGTGCGGAGTACTTCGCGAACACCCTGCGCCTGGAGGTCGCCCATCACGGCGTGGACGTCGGCTCGGCGCACATGAGCTGGATCGACACCCCGCTGGTGCAGGACGCCAAGGCCGACCTGTCGGCGTTCCGGGAGATGCTGTCCAAACTGATGCCACCGCTGAATCGGACCACCACCGTCGAGGCGTGCGGGGCAGCCTTCGTCAAGGGCATCGAGGGCCGCAAGAAACGGATCTACTGCCCACGGTGGGTGGGTGCGTTCCGCTGGATCCGGCCACTGGTGTCCACCCCGCTCGCCGAACGCGACATCCGCACATTCACCCCGGAACTGCTGCCACGCCTGGATGCCGAGGCCGCCGCACTGGGACGGTCGGTCAGCGCGCGGATCGAGGCGCTGGAGAAGCCCTGA
- a CDS encoding SDR family oxidoreductase → MTILVTGATGNIGRQVVDELIALGANDIRALTVNPAKAALPDSVTAVTGYLGKPDSLPAALDGVERVYLAPHPPTLAATLEHLTAAGVRYVVALTGGAHWQQHADAVTASGLGQTQLGPGEFSDNFMMWAPQIMTGVVHDIAPDAVQSPVSMRDIARVAAHLLADLRDAHLGTMYELTGPRALTRAEIAREIGIGLGIDVEMRRCSRAEADALLRPLMGDGVDWYLDLFDGKTGDEQIANDQIANDNVERITGTPAESMAQWAARNREAFG, encoded by the coding sequence ATGACAATTCTGGTGACGGGCGCAACGGGCAATATCGGCAGGCAGGTGGTCGATGAGCTGATCGCGCTGGGCGCCAACGATATCCGCGCGCTGACGGTCAACCCGGCGAAGGCCGCACTGCCCGATTCGGTGACCGCCGTCACCGGCTACCTGGGAAAGCCTGATTCGTTACCCGCGGCGTTGGACGGTGTCGAGCGGGTCTATCTGGCACCGCATCCCCCGACATTGGCGGCAACCCTGGAGCACCTCACCGCTGCCGGGGTGCGCTACGTGGTGGCGCTCACCGGCGGCGCGCACTGGCAGCAGCACGCCGATGCCGTCACCGCATCCGGGCTAGGCCAGACCCAATTGGGTCCCGGCGAGTTCAGCGACAACTTCATGATGTGGGCACCCCAGATCATGACCGGGGTGGTGCACGACATCGCGCCTGATGCAGTGCAATCTCCGGTGTCCATGCGCGATATCGCCCGGGTGGCCGCTCATCTGCTCGCCGATCTGCGGGACGCCCACCTGGGCACGATGTACGAGCTGACCGGACCACGCGCGCTGACCCGCGCCGAGATCGCCCGTGAGATCGGCATCGGGCTCGGCATCGACGTCGAGATGCGGCGCTGCAGCCGTGCCGAGGCCGACGCGTTACTGCGCCCCCTCATGGGCGATGGCGTTGACTGGTACCTCGACCTCTTCGACGGCAAGACCGGCGACGAACAGATCGCCAATGACCAGATCGCCAATGACAATGTCGAGCGGATCACCGGCACACCCGCGGAATCGATGGCCCAGTGGGCCGCCCGCAACCGCGAGGCGTTCGGCTGA
- a CDS encoding 3'(2'),5'-bisphosphate nucleotidase CysQ has translation MVAAEAGELLLAVREEVGFYDSYELGDAGDRRANTFILKRLAELRPGDAVLSEEAVDDLSRVHADRVWIVDPVDGTREYSMAGHADWAVHIALWQRNGPAGAAPAATDDQGAITDAAVALPALHQVYRTDTVTPPPPRRDGPIRITASTYRPPAVLWWLREQMDVEVVRIGSAGAKAMAVVRGDVDAYIHAGGQWEWDSAAPAGVLWAAGLHATRLGGAPLVYNRRDPYLPDLLMCRPELAGPLLDTIRSAF, from the coding sequence ATGGTGGCCGCCGAAGCCGGGGAGCTGCTGCTGGCCGTCCGCGAGGAGGTCGGTTTCTACGACTCCTACGAACTCGGTGATGCCGGCGACCGCCGGGCCAACACCTTCATCCTGAAACGCCTGGCCGAACTCCGCCCGGGTGACGCCGTGCTGTCCGAAGAGGCCGTCGACGACCTGTCCCGGGTGCATGCCGACCGGGTGTGGATCGTCGATCCCGTCGACGGCACCCGCGAGTACTCGATGGCGGGACACGCCGACTGGGCCGTGCACATCGCGCTGTGGCAACGCAACGGCCCTGCCGGAGCCGCCCCGGCGGCGACCGATGATCAGGGTGCCATCACCGACGCCGCCGTCGCCCTGCCCGCGCTGCACCAGGTGTATCGCACCGACACCGTCACCCCGCCGCCACCGCGACGCGACGGGCCCATCCGGATCACTGCCAGCACCTACCGCCCACCGGCCGTGCTGTGGTGGTTGCGTGAACAGATGGACGTCGAGGTCGTCCGGATCGGCTCGGCGGGCGCGAAGGCGATGGCCGTGGTGCGCGGCGACGTCGACGCCTACATCCACGCGGGAGGCCAGTGGGAGTGGGATTCGGCCGCCCCGGCCGGCGTGCTCTGGGCCGCCGGCCTGCACGCCACCCGACTGGGCGGGGCGCCGCTGGTCTACAACCGGCGCGATCCCTACCTGCCGGATCTGCTGATGTGCCGGCCCGAGCTGGCAGGCCCCTTGCTGGACACCATCCGGTCGGCCTTCTAG
- a CDS encoding SCO1664 family protein, producing the protein MNRPSDADLAELLASGELNVLGRIRSASNATFLCESTLGERTVHCVYKPVAGEAPLWDFPDGTLAGRERAAYQISAALGWDIVPHTVIRGGPAGIGMAQVWVDQPGDGLTDDPPDDDRDAGPDLVDLVPAGKVPAGYLPVLQAYDQSGDAVVLVHADDDRLRRMAVFDVLINNADRKGGHILAGVDGRVRGVDHGVTLHTEDKLRTVLWGWAGKPVPDDALTAVDQLRVRLRDGLADQLQEHLTPAEVAALGARITALLDDPVMPSPDRHRPIPWPAF; encoded by the coding sequence ATGAACCGCCCTTCTGATGCCGATCTCGCGGAACTGCTTGCCTCCGGCGAGCTGAACGTTCTCGGGCGCATCCGCTCGGCGAGCAACGCGACGTTCCTGTGCGAGTCCACCCTCGGCGAGCGGACGGTGCATTGCGTGTACAAGCCGGTTGCCGGCGAGGCGCCACTATGGGACTTCCCGGACGGAACTCTGGCGGGCCGCGAGCGTGCGGCGTATCAGATCTCGGCAGCACTCGGCTGGGATATTGTGCCGCACACCGTCATTCGAGGCGGTCCTGCCGGTATCGGGATGGCGCAGGTGTGGGTCGACCAGCCAGGCGACGGTTTGACCGACGACCCGCCCGATGATGACCGCGACGCTGGTCCGGACCTGGTGGACCTGGTGCCTGCGGGCAAGGTGCCCGCCGGTTATCTGCCGGTCCTGCAGGCCTATGACCAGTCCGGTGACGCCGTCGTGTTGGTGCACGCCGACGATGACCGGCTGCGGCGGATGGCCGTATTCGACGTGCTGATCAACAATGCCGACCGCAAGGGCGGGCACATCCTGGCCGGTGTGGACGGCCGGGTTCGTGGCGTCGACCACGGTGTGACCCTGCACACCGAGGACAAGCTGCGCACCGTGCTGTGGGGGTGGGCGGGCAAGCCGGTCCCCGACGACGCGCTGACCGCCGTCGACCAGTTGCGAGTCCGTTTGCGCGATGGGCTGGCCGACCAGCTGCAAGAACACCTGACCCCCGCCGAAGTGGCCGCACTGGGCGCGAGAATCACTGCGCTGCTTGACGATCCGGTGATGCCGTCACCGGATCGACACCGCCCGATCCCGTGGCCCGCCTTCTAG
- a CDS encoding PAC2 family protein, translating into MPVRHAARQDSRPPVRAYAGRVTPSDASGPRLPNLQNTVIVAAFEGWNDAGDAASGALEHLDSIWEAETIVEIDDETYYDYQVNRPVIRQIDGVTRELVWPSMRISHCRPPGSDRDIVLMHGVEPNMRWRTFCAELLAIADKLNVDTVVILGALLADTPHTRPVPVSGAAYSADSAKFFGLEETRYEGPTGIAGVFQDACVQAGIPAVTFWAAVPHYVSQPPNPKATVALLRRVEDVLDIEVPLADLPSAAEEWEQAVTEMTAEDDEIAEYVQSLEERGDAEVDMNDALGKIDGDALAAEFERYLRRRGR; encoded by the coding sequence ATGCCCGTTCGCCACGCGGCCCGGCAGGACTCACGACCGCCGGTCAGGGCTTACGCTGGCAGAGTGACACCGTCGGATGCGAGTGGCCCCCGCCTGCCGAACCTGCAGAACACCGTCATCGTCGCAGCCTTCGAGGGCTGGAACGACGCCGGTGATGCGGCCAGCGGTGCGCTCGAACACCTCGACTCGATCTGGGAGGCCGAGACCATCGTCGAGATCGACGACGAGACGTATTACGACTACCAGGTCAATCGCCCGGTGATCCGGCAGATCGACGGCGTGACCAGGGAGCTCGTCTGGCCGTCGATGCGCATCTCGCACTGCCGCCCGCCCGGCAGTGACCGCGATATCGTGCTCATGCACGGCGTCGAACCCAATATGCGGTGGCGCACGTTCTGCGCCGAGTTGCTGGCGATCGCCGACAAGCTGAACGTCGACACCGTGGTGATCCTGGGTGCGCTGCTGGCCGATACCCCGCACACCCGTCCGGTCCCGGTCTCCGGTGCCGCCTATTCCGCCGACTCGGCCAAGTTCTTCGGGCTGGAAGAGACCCGCTATGAGGGACCTACCGGGATCGCCGGAGTGTTCCAGGACGCCTGCGTGCAGGCCGGGATACCCGCGGTGACGTTCTGGGCGGCGGTGCCGCACTACGTGTCACAACCGCCGAACCCCAAGGCCACCGTGGCGCTGTTGCGCCGCGTCGAGGATGTGCTCGACATCGAGGTGCCGCTGGCCGACCTGCCCAGTGCGGCCGAGGAATGGGAACAGGCCGTGACCGAGATGACCGCCGAGGACGACGAGATCGCCGAGTACGTGCAGTCCCTTGAGGAACGCGGGGATGCCGAGGTCGATATGAACGACGCGCTCGGCAAGATCGACGGGGATGCGCTGGCCGCGGAGTTCGAGCGGTACCTACGGCGCCGAGGCCGGTAG
- a CDS encoding HAD family hydrolase encodes MRAVLWDMDGTLVDSEKLWDIAIQDLYRKHGRELTAEVRTSTIGGSSENVLAIVYADLGLPPDPEDMARTADWMHDYVGELFAEGLPWCAGAREMLDALTVADVTMALVTNTRRVLTEKALDSIGRDYFAVTVCGDEVPSGKPAPDPYLRAATLLGLEPGACLAVEDSVTGAAAAEAAGCAVLVVPNEVAVPGGPRRRHAASLADLDVHALRDIHTELGVVSDERSA; translated from the coding sequence ATGCGTGCGGTGTTGTGGGATATGGACGGAACGCTCGTCGACTCCGAAAAGCTCTGGGACATCGCAATCCAGGACCTGTACCGCAAGCACGGTCGTGAACTCACCGCCGAGGTGCGTACCAGCACCATCGGCGGGTCGAGCGAGAACGTCTTGGCGATCGTCTACGCCGATCTGGGTTTGCCACCCGATCCCGAGGACATGGCGCGCACCGCGGACTGGATGCACGATTACGTCGGTGAGCTCTTCGCCGAGGGCCTGCCGTGGTGTGCCGGCGCCCGGGAGATGCTCGACGCGCTGACCGTCGCCGACGTCACGATGGCGTTGGTGACCAACACACGCCGTGTGCTCACCGAGAAGGCTCTGGACAGCATCGGGCGGGACTACTTCGCGGTGACCGTATGCGGTGACGAGGTGCCCAGTGGCAAGCCCGCACCGGATCCCTATCTGCGCGCCGCCACGCTGCTGGGCCTGGAACCGGGCGCGTGCCTGGCCGTCGAGGACTCCGTCACCGGGGCGGCCGCCGCGGAGGCGGCCGGGTGCGCAGTGCTGGTCGTACCCAACGAGGTCGCGGTGCCCGGTGGGCCGCGGCGTCGGCACGCCGCATCGCTGGCGGACCTCGATGTGCACGCACTGCGCGATATCCACACCGAGCTCGGCGTGGTCAGCGACGAGCGCAGCGCCTGA
- the metH gene encoding methionine synthase, whose product MEGVHVTAATSGTSATPTGTGTTGTGTTGFPPNIRPDCTAELTAALNQRIMVIDGAMGTAIQRDRPDEAGYRGDRFTEWPTALQGNNDLLNLTQPQIIEGIHREYLQAGADILETNTFNANAVSLADYDMAALAYELNYAGAALARTAADEFSTPEKPRYVAGAIGPTTRTASISPDVNDPGARNVSYDQLVAAYLEAANGLVDGGSDLLIVETIFDSLNAKAAVFAIETLFEQRGRRWPVIISGTITDASGRTLSGQVTEAFWNAIRHAKPLAIGLNCALGAPEMRPYIAEMARIADTYVSCYPNAGLPNAFGEYDESPERQAGYIAEFADAGLVNLVGGCCGTAPPHIAEIAKTVEGKPPRELPTIGVATRLSGLEPLNITDDSLFVNIGERTNITGSARFRNLIKAEDYDTALSVALQQVEVGAQVIDINMDEGMIDGVAAMDRFTKLIAAEPDISKVPVMIDSSKWEVIEAGLKNVQGKPIVNSISLKEGEEKFIREARLCRKYGAAVVVMAFDEQGQADNLERRKEICGRAYRVLTEEVGFPAEDIIFDPNCFALATGIEEHATYGIDFIEACAWIKENLPGVHISGGISNVSFSFRGNNPVREAIHAVFLFHAIKAGLDMGIVNAGALVPYDSIDPELRDRIEDVVLNRREDAAERLLEIAERFNKTEKSEDPAAAEWRSLPVRERITHALVKGIDANVDADTEELRAEIEAAGGRPIEVIEGPLMDGMNVVGDLFGSGKMFLPQVVKSARVMKKAVAYLLPYIEAEKEANGTASTKDTNGTIIMATVKGDVHDIGKNIVGVVLQCNNFEVIDLGVMVPAQKILDAAKEHDADIIGLSGLITPSLDEMVNFAVEMEREGLEIPLLIGGATTSRAHTAVKVAPRRKGPVVWVKDASRSVPVAAALLDDKQRPALLEATAKDYASLRERHAQKNERPTLPLEKARANRTPIEWEGYTPPVPAQGLGVREFLDYDLAELREYIDWQPFFNAWEMKGRFPDILNNPASGEAARKLYDDAQQMLDTLIKEKWLTANGVIGFFPANAVGDDVEVYTDETRGEVLTTLHNLRQQGEHRDGIPNRSLGDFVAPKQTGLADHVGAFAVTAGLGSADKITEFKADHDDYSAILLESLADRLAEAFAERMHQRVRTEFWGYQPDEDLPNEALIGEKYVGIRPAPGYPACPEHTEKTTLFELLDVTKRTGIELTESMAMWPGAAVSGWYFSHPQSQYFVVGRLAQDQVADYAKRKGWTLAEAERWLAPNLGYNPED is encoded by the coding sequence ATGGAAGGAGTGCATGTGACCGCTGCGACATCTGGCACCTCAGCGACGCCGACCGGCACTGGAACGACCGGAACTGGAACGACCGGGTTCCCGCCGAACATCCGGCCCGACTGCACCGCCGAGCTGACGGCCGCACTCAACCAGCGGATCATGGTGATCGACGGCGCGATGGGTACGGCAATCCAACGTGACCGCCCCGACGAGGCCGGCTACCGCGGCGACCGGTTCACCGAATGGCCGACGGCGCTGCAGGGCAACAATGACCTGCTCAACCTGACCCAGCCGCAGATCATCGAGGGCATCCACCGCGAATACCTGCAGGCCGGTGCGGACATCCTTGAGACCAACACGTTCAACGCGAACGCGGTCTCGTTGGCCGACTACGATATGGCCGCGCTGGCTTACGAGCTCAACTACGCCGGTGCCGCGCTGGCGCGCACGGCCGCCGACGAGTTCAGCACGCCCGAAAAGCCCCGCTACGTCGCCGGGGCCATCGGGCCCACCACCCGGACGGCGTCGATCTCACCGGACGTCAACGATCCCGGTGCCCGCAACGTGTCCTACGACCAGTTGGTCGCGGCCTATCTGGAGGCTGCCAACGGTCTGGTCGACGGTGGCTCCGACCTGCTCATCGTCGAGACCATCTTCGACTCGCTGAACGCCAAGGCCGCGGTGTTCGCCATCGAGACCCTGTTCGAGCAGCGCGGACGCCGGTGGCCGGTGATCATCTCCGGCACCATCACCGATGCCTCCGGCCGTACCCTCTCCGGGCAGGTCACCGAGGCGTTCTGGAACGCAATCCGGCACGCCAAACCGCTCGCCATCGGTCTGAACTGCGCGCTGGGCGCGCCCGAGATGCGGCCCTACATCGCCGAGATGGCGCGCATCGCGGACACCTACGTGTCCTGCTATCCCAACGCCGGGCTGCCCAACGCCTTCGGTGAGTACGACGAGTCCCCGGAGCGCCAGGCCGGCTATATCGCCGAGTTCGCCGATGCCGGGCTGGTGAACCTGGTCGGCGGTTGCTGTGGCACCGCGCCGCCGCACATCGCCGAGATCGCCAAGACCGTGGAGGGCAAGCCGCCGCGCGAACTGCCCACCATCGGGGTGGCCACCCGGCTGTCGGGTCTGGAGCCGCTCAACATCACCGACGATTCGCTGTTCGTGAACATCGGCGAGCGCACCAACATCACCGGATCGGCGCGGTTCCGCAATCTCATCAAGGCCGAGGACTACGACACCGCGCTGTCGGTGGCGTTGCAGCAGGTCGAGGTCGGTGCCCAGGTCATCGACATCAACATGGACGAGGGCATGATCGACGGCGTCGCCGCGATGGACCGGTTCACCAAGCTGATCGCTGCCGAGCCGGATATCAGCAAGGTCCCGGTGATGATCGACTCCTCGAAGTGGGAGGTCATCGAGGCGGGCCTGAAAAACGTGCAGGGCAAGCCGATCGTGAACTCGATCTCGCTGAAGGAAGGCGAGGAGAAGTTCATCCGGGAGGCCCGGTTGTGCCGCAAATACGGCGCCGCCGTGGTCGTGATGGCCTTCGACGAGCAGGGCCAGGCCGACAACCTCGAGCGCCGCAAGGAAATCTGCGGGCGGGCCTACCGGGTGCTCACCGAAGAGGTCGGATTCCCCGCCGAGGACATCATCTTCGACCCGAACTGCTTTGCGTTGGCCACCGGCATCGAGGAGCACGCCACCTACGGGATCGACTTCATCGAGGCCTGCGCCTGGATCAAGGAGAACCTGCCGGGTGTGCACATCTCCGGGGGCATCTCCAACGTGTCGTTCTCGTTCCGCGGCAACAATCCGGTCCGCGAGGCCATCCACGCGGTGTTCCTCTTCCACGCCATCAAGGCCGGCCTGGACATGGGCATCGTCAACGCGGGCGCGCTGGTGCCGTATGACTCGATCGACCCCGAGCTGCGGGACCGGATCGAAGACGTGGTCCTCAACCGGCGCGAGGATGCCGCCGAACGACTGCTCGAGATCGCCGAACGGTTCAACAAGACCGAGAAGTCCGAGGATCCCGCCGCGGCCGAGTGGCGATCACTGCCGGTCCGTGAGCGCATCACACATGCGCTGGTCAAGGGAATCGATGCCAACGTCGACGCCGACACCGAGGAGCTGCGCGCCGAGATCGAGGCCGCCGGCGGACGGCCGATCGAGGTCATCGAGGGACCGCTGATGGATGGCATGAACGTCGTCGGCGACCTGTTCGGTTCGGGCAAGATGTTCCTGCCCCAGGTGGTGAAATCGGCGCGCGTCATGAAGAAGGCGGTGGCCTACCTGCTGCCGTACATCGAGGCCGAGAAGGAAGCCAACGGTACGGCCTCTACGAAGGACACCAACGGCACCATCATCATGGCGACCGTCAAGGGCGATGTACACGATATCGGTAAGAACATCGTCGGTGTTGTGTTGCAGTGCAACAACTTCGAGGTGATCGACCTGGGTGTGATGGTGCCCGCGCAGAAGATTCTGGACGCCGCCAAGGAGCACGACGCCGATATCATCGGGTTGAGCGGCCTGATCACCCCGTCGCTGGACGAGATGGTGAATTTCGCGGTGGAGATGGAACGCGAGGGCCTGGAGATTCCGCTGCTGATCGGCGGTGCGACGACCTCGCGCGCACACACCGCGGTCAAGGTCGCGCCGCGCCGCAAGGGTCCGGTGGTGTGGGTCAAGGACGCCTCCCGCTCGGTGCCGGTGGCCGCCGCGCTGCTCGACGACAAGCAGCGGCCGGCCCTGCTCGAGGCCACCGCCAAGGACTACGCCTCGCTGCGGGAACGGCACGCCCAGAAGAACGAACGCCCCACGTTGCCCCTGGAGAAGGCTCGGGCCAACCGCACTCCGATCGAATGGGAGGGCTACACGCCGCCGGTGCCTGCCCAGGGCCTCGGGGTGCGCGAATTTCTCGACTACGACCTGGCCGAGCTGCGGGAGTACATCGACTGGCAGCCGTTCTTCAACGCCTGGGAGATGAAGGGCCGATTCCCGGACATCCTCAACAATCCGGCATCGGGTGAGGCCGCCCGCAAGCTCTACGACGACGCGCAGCAGATGCTCGACACGTTGATCAAGGAGAAGTGGCTGACCGCCAACGGTGTCATCGGTTTCTTCCCGGCCAACGCGGTCGGTGACGACGTCGAGGTCTACACCGACGAGACCCGCGGCGAGGTGCTCACCACGTTGCACAACCTGCGTCAGCAGGGCGAGCACCGGGACGGTATCCCGAACCGGTCACTCGGCGATTTTGTCGCGCCCAAGCAGACCGGGCTGGCCGACCATGTCGGCGCATTCGCCGTGACGGCGGGCCTGGGCAGCGCGGACAAGATCACCGAGTTCAAGGCCGATCACGACGATTACAGCGCCATCCTGCTGGAATCGCTCGCCGACCGGCTTGCCGAGGCGTTCGCCGAACGCATGCATCAGCGCGTCCGCACCGAGTTCTGGGGTTACCAACCCGATGAGGATCTTCCCAACGAGGCGCTGATCGGCGAGAAGTACGTCGGCATCCGCCCGGCCCCCGGCTACCCGGCGTGCCCCGAGCACACCGAGAAAACGACCCTGTTCGAGCTGCTGGACGTCACGAAGCGGACCGGTATCGAGCTGACCGAGTCCATGGCGATGTGGCCGGGTGCGGCGGTCAGCGGGTGGTATTTCTCGCACCCGCAGTCGCAGTACTTCGTGGTCGGTCGGCTGGCGCAGGACCAGGTGGCCGACTACGCCAAGCGCAAGGGGTGGACGCTGGCCGAGGCCGAGCGCTGGCTGGCGCCCAACCTGGGCTACAACCCGGAGGACTGA
- the mshC gene encoding cysteine--1-D-myo-inosityl 2-amino-2-deoxy-alpha-D-glucopyranoside ligase translates to MQSWPAPTVPTLPGAGVALRLYDTADRQVRPVSPGPTATMYVCGITPYDATHLGHAATYLTFDLVNRVWRDGGHEVHYVQNITDVDDPLFERAERDGIDWRELGDRETQLFREDMTALRVLPPRDYVAATDAIAEVVELVEKMLAAGAAYVVDDAQYPDVYFRADATRQFGYESGYDHETMSRLFAERGGDPERPGKADPLDALLWRAERPGEPSWPSPFGAGRPGWHVECAAIALTRIGTGLDIQGGGSDLIFPHHEFSAAHAESVSGERRFARHYVHAGMIGWDGHKMSKSRGNLVLVSRLRADGVDPSAVRLGLFAGHYRQDRFWSDDVLAQAQTRLEQWRAAAALPAGPDATDLLSRVRGYLADDLNTPKALAAIDGWCTDASTYGGSDPTAPGLVADLVDALLGVRL, encoded by the coding sequence ATGCAGTCCTGGCCGGCGCCGACCGTTCCCACATTGCCGGGCGCCGGTGTCGCGCTGCGGCTCTACGACACCGCCGACCGCCAGGTGCGGCCGGTTTCCCCGGGGCCCACAGCGACCATGTACGTCTGCGGGATCACCCCCTACGACGCCACCCACCTGGGGCACGCCGCCACCTATCTGACCTTCGACCTGGTCAACCGGGTGTGGCGGGACGGCGGCCACGAGGTGCACTACGTCCAGAACATCACCGATGTCGACGACCCGCTGTTCGAGCGGGCCGAGCGCGACGGTATCGACTGGCGCGAACTCGGCGACCGCGAGACTCAGCTGTTCCGCGAGGACATGACCGCCCTTCGGGTGCTGCCGCCGCGCGATTATGTGGCGGCCACCGATGCCATTGCCGAGGTGGTCGAGCTCGTCGAGAAGATGCTGGCCGCCGGGGCCGCCTATGTCGTCGACGACGCGCAGTATCCCGACGTGTACTTCCGTGCCGACGCGACCCGGCAGTTCGGCTACGAGTCCGGCTACGACCACGAGACCATGTCCCGGCTGTTCGCCGAGCGTGGCGGTGACCCGGAGCGCCCCGGCAAGGCCGATCCGCTCGACGCGCTGCTGTGGCGTGCAGAACGTCCCGGGGAGCCCAGCTGGCCGTCACCATTCGGCGCGGGCAGGCCCGGATGGCACGTGGAGTGCGCCGCGATCGCACTGACCCGTATCGGTACCGGCCTGGACATCCAGGGCGGTGGATCGGACCTGATCTTCCCGCACCACGAGTTCTCCGCCGCACACGCCGAATCCGTGAGCGGCGAGCGGCGCTTCGCCCGGCACTATGTGCACGCCGGGATGATCGGCTGGGACGGCCACAAGATGAGCAAGAGCCGCGGCAACCTGGTGCTGGTCTCGCGGTTGCGCGCCGACGGGGTGGATCCCTCCGCGGTGCGGCTGGGCCTGTTCGCCGGTCATTACCGGCAGGACCGGTTCTGGAGCGACGACGTCCTGGCCCAGGCCCAGACCCGGCTGGAGCAGTGGCGGGCGGCCGCCGCGCTGCCGGCGGGGCCCGATGCCACCGATCTGCTGAGCCGCGTCCGCGGCTACCTCGCCGATGACCTGAACACCCCGAAAGCTCTTGCCGCCATTGATGGTTGGTGTACCGACGCATCGACCTACGGCGGTAGCGACCCGACGGCACCGGGACTGGTCGCGGACCTGGTCGATGCATTGCTGGGAGTGCGGTTGTAA